One window from the genome of Actinoplanes teichomyceticus ATCC 31121 encodes:
- a CDS encoding proline dehydrogenase family protein produces the protein MSEIADETIALVRRWLREAATVPVGGSAAQLAGLLRDPKGLPFAVGFVDGVVRPEDRRVSARALRALAADVPAFLPAHLRAAVKLGGALAPVLPGVVVPVARRALRHMVGHLIVDATDARLGRAIRKIRARGVRLNVNLLGEAVLGRGEASRRLGDTERLLARPDVDYVSIKVSSTVAPHNPWAFDEAVTDIVEKLLPLFTLAARTGKFVNLDMEEYKDLDLTIAVFTRLLDRPDLLALEAGIVLQAYLPDALSAMMRLQVWAAARRERGGAGIKVRLVKGANLPMERVEAALHGWPVATCDSKQATDTNYKRVLDYALHPDRIRNVRLGVAGHNLFDVAYAWTLAGRREVRAGIEFEMLLGMAEGQAEAVRREVGGLLLYTPVVRPEQFDVAIAYLIRRLEEGASSDNFMSAVFELHQDSALFEREEQRFLASLRDLDDSVPAPKRVADRYAAVPRSAPGRFVNTPDTDPAVAENRTRIRAILDRVPASRLGLDVPWVHEESVLDEMLGKAAAAGWGGVDRRAALHRIGEALERHRDVLLEVMAAEAGKTVDQADPEVSEAIDFAHYYAELSARQPDGATPVPARLTLVTPPWNFPVAIPAGSVLAALAAGSAVVLKPAGPAQRCGTVLAGILREALAAAGADPDLVTLLQVDEGTLGARLVAHPLVDRVILTGAYETAELFRSFRADLPLLAETSGKNAIIVTPSADLDLAVKDVVASAFGHAGQKCSAASLVVLVGSVARSQRFRTRLLDAVSSLEVGWPTAPRTQVGPLVEPASGKLLDGLTTLGAGETWLLPPRRLDESGQLWSPGIRDGVRRGSAYHRTEYFGPILGIMTAATLDEAIEVVNEVDYGLTSGLHSLDAGEVRTWLDRVQAGNLYVNRGITGAIVRRQPFGGWKRSAVGPGTKAGGPNYLIGLSGWAPAPATVQAEIDHPSVRALLDAAASVLTGAELAVARRAAGSDAAAWAAEFGRSRDVSALGVERNVLRYLPTPVTVRLSAGAPVADLVRVLAAGLRAGAPVRVSVAAQLPAALAAHCPGLVVESDAVFAAGLAGAGRVRLIGGSAAELAAATGGRPDLAVWSGPVVEAGRVELLPFLREQAVSITAHRFGNPLPMAAEVL, from the coding sequence ATGTCTGAGATCGCCGACGAGACGATCGCTCTCGTGCGTCGATGGCTGCGCGAGGCGGCGACCGTGCCGGTCGGCGGCTCCGCGGCCCAGCTGGCCGGCCTGTTGCGCGACCCCAAGGGCCTGCCGTTCGCGGTCGGCTTCGTCGACGGCGTGGTGCGGCCCGAGGACCGGCGGGTCAGCGCCCGCGCGCTGCGCGCCCTGGCCGCCGACGTGCCCGCGTTCCTGCCCGCCCACCTGCGCGCCGCGGTCAAGCTCGGTGGCGCGCTCGCCCCGGTCCTGCCGGGTGTGGTCGTCCCGGTCGCCCGGCGCGCGCTGCGTCACATGGTCGGCCACCTGATCGTCGACGCCACCGACGCCCGCCTCGGCCGGGCGATCAGGAAGATCAGGGCCCGCGGGGTACGCCTCAACGTGAACCTGCTCGGCGAGGCGGTGCTGGGCCGCGGCGAGGCGTCGAGGCGGCTGGGCGACACCGAGCGGCTGCTGGCCCGCCCGGACGTCGACTACGTGTCGATCAAGGTGTCGTCCACGGTGGCCCCGCACAACCCCTGGGCGTTCGACGAGGCCGTCACCGACATCGTAGAGAAGCTGCTCCCGCTGTTCACCCTGGCCGCGCGGACCGGCAAATTCGTCAACCTGGACATGGAGGAGTACAAGGATCTCGATCTGACGATCGCGGTCTTCACCCGCCTGCTGGACCGGCCCGACCTGCTGGCCCTGGAGGCCGGCATCGTGCTGCAGGCCTACCTGCCCGACGCGCTGAGCGCGATGATGCGGCTGCAGGTGTGGGCCGCGGCGCGGCGCGAGCGCGGCGGCGCCGGGATCAAGGTACGCCTGGTCAAGGGCGCCAACCTGCCGATGGAGCGGGTCGAGGCGGCGCTGCACGGCTGGCCGGTGGCGACCTGCGACAGCAAGCAGGCCACCGACACCAACTACAAGCGGGTGCTGGACTACGCGCTGCACCCGGACCGGATCCGCAACGTGCGGCTCGGCGTGGCCGGGCACAACCTGTTCGACGTGGCGTACGCCTGGACCCTGGCCGGCCGCCGGGAGGTGCGCGCCGGCATCGAGTTCGAGATGCTGCTCGGCATGGCCGAGGGCCAGGCCGAGGCGGTCCGCCGCGAGGTCGGCGGCCTGCTGCTCTACACGCCGGTGGTCCGCCCGGAGCAGTTCGACGTGGCGATCGCCTACCTGATCCGCCGCCTCGAGGAGGGCGCCAGCTCGGACAACTTCATGTCCGCGGTGTTCGAGCTGCACCAGGACTCCGCGCTGTTCGAGCGGGAGGAACAGCGGTTCCTCGCCTCGCTGCGCGACCTCGACGACTCGGTGCCGGCGCCGAAGCGGGTCGCCGACCGGTACGCGGCCGTGCCCCGCTCGGCGCCCGGGCGCTTCGTGAACACGCCGGACACCGACCCGGCGGTCGCCGAGAACCGCACCCGGATCCGCGCGATCCTGGATCGCGTGCCGGCCTCCCGGCTGGGCCTGGACGTCCCCTGGGTGCACGAGGAATCCGTGCTCGACGAGATGCTCGGCAAGGCCGCGGCCGCCGGCTGGGGTGGCGTGGACCGGCGGGCGGCGCTGCACCGGATCGGCGAGGCGCTGGAGCGTCACCGCGACGTCCTGCTCGAGGTGATGGCGGCCGAGGCCGGCAAGACCGTGGACCAGGCCGACCCGGAGGTGTCCGAGGCGATCGACTTCGCGCACTACTACGCCGAGCTCTCCGCGCGGCAGCCCGACGGCGCGACCCCGGTGCCGGCCCGGCTGACCCTGGTCACGCCGCCGTGGAACTTCCCGGTGGCGATCCCGGCCGGCTCCGTGCTGGCCGCCCTGGCCGCCGGATCCGCCGTCGTGCTGAAACCGGCCGGGCCGGCGCAGCGGTGCGGGACGGTGCTCGCCGGGATCCTGCGCGAGGCGCTGGCCGCGGCCGGCGCCGACCCCGACCTGGTCACGTTGCTCCAGGTGGACGAGGGCACGCTCGGCGCGCGGCTGGTCGCGCACCCGCTGGTCGACCGGGTGATCCTGACCGGGGCGTACGAGACCGCGGAGCTGTTCCGGTCGTTCCGGGCGGACCTGCCGCTGCTGGCCGAGACCAGCGGCAAGAACGCGATCATCGTGACCCCGAGCGCGGACCTGGACCTGGCGGTCAAGGACGTGGTGGCGTCCGCGTTCGGGCACGCCGGGCAGAAGTGCTCGGCCGCGTCGCTGGTCGTGCTGGTCGGCTCGGTGGCCCGTTCGCAGCGGTTCCGCACCCGGCTGCTCGACGCGGTGTCCTCGCTGGAGGTCGGCTGGCCGACCGCGCCGCGTACCCAGGTCGGACCGCTGGTCGAGCCGGCCTCCGGCAAGCTGCTCGACGGGCTGACCACGCTCGGCGCCGGGGAGACCTGGCTGTTGCCGCCGCGCCGGCTGGACGAGTCCGGGCAGCTGTGGAGCCCGGGGATCCGGGACGGCGTGCGGCGCGGGTCGGCGTACCACCGCACCGAGTACTTCGGGCCGATCCTCGGGATCATGACGGCGGCCACCCTGGACGAGGCGATCGAGGTGGTCAACGAGGTCGACTACGGGCTCACCTCGGGGCTGCACTCGCTCGACGCCGGTGAGGTGCGCACCTGGCTGGACCGGGTGCAGGCGGGCAACCTCTACGTGAACCGCGGCATCACCGGCGCCATCGTGCGACGGCAGCCGTTCGGTGGGTGGAAGCGCTCGGCGGTCGGCCCCGGCACCAAGGCCGGCGGCCCGAACTACCTGATCGGGCTCAGCGGCTGGGCGCCGGCGCCGGCGACCGTCCAGGCCGAGATCGACCACCCGTCCGTGCGCGCCCTGCTCGACGCCGCCGCGTCCGTGCTGACCGGCGCGGAACTCGCCGTGGCCCGGCGCGCCGCGGGCAGTGACGCGGCTGCCTGGGCGGCCGAGTTCGGCCGGTCCCGGGACGTGTCCGCGCTCGGCGTCGAACGCAACGTGCTGCGTTACCTGCCCACGCCGGTGACCGTGCGGCTGTCCGCCGGCGCGCCGGTCGCCGACCTGGTCCGGGTGCTGGCCGCCGGGCTGCGGGCCGGCGCCCCGGTCCGGGTGTCGGTCGCCGCGCAGCTGCCCGCGGCCCTGGCGGCGCACTGCCCCGGGCTGGTCGTGGAGTCCGACGCGGTGTTCGCGGCCGGGCTCGCCGGCGCCGGGCGGGTGCGGCTGATCGGCGGCTCGGCGGCGGAGCTGGCCGCCGCCACCGGCGGGCGGCCCGACCTGGCGGTCTGGTCCGGTCCGGTGGTCGAGGCCGGCCGGGTGGAGCTGCTGCCGTTCCTGCGTGAGCAGGCGGTCAGCATCACCGCCCACCGGTTCGGCAACCCCCTGCCGATGGCCGCCGAGGTGCTGTGA
- a CDS encoding maleylpyruvate isomerase family mycothiol-dependent enzyme: protein MDFRRTFRSAAIAYAGLVAALPPDRLDAPALDGWTLRDLLGHTVSSALRQVPEVLATHAPRVDVATPEGYFAYARSAPADSVAAARAAATDDARAAGKALGEQPADQVSTLIGRATEALSRAGDDDVVVTPVGGMRVRDWLPTRTFELVVHGLDASAASGLPYDLPVETVAEAVRLASRTALAVGGGVPLLRALTGRAALPPGFTIV, encoded by the coding sequence ATGGATTTCCGCCGCACCTTCCGATCCGCCGCCATCGCGTACGCCGGCCTGGTCGCCGCCCTCCCGCCGGACCGCCTGGACGCGCCGGCGCTGGACGGGTGGACGCTGCGTGACCTGCTCGGGCACACGGTGAGCTCGGCGCTGCGCCAGGTGCCCGAGGTGCTCGCGACGCACGCCCCGCGGGTGGACGTCGCGACGCCGGAGGGATATTTCGCGTACGCCCGGTCGGCCCCGGCGGACTCGGTCGCGGCCGCCCGCGCCGCCGCCACCGACGACGCCCGGGCGGCCGGGAAGGCGCTCGGCGAGCAGCCGGCCGATCAGGTCAGCACACTGATCGGCCGGGCCACCGAGGCGCTGTCCCGGGCCGGCGACGACGACGTGGTGGTCACGCCGGTCGGCGGGATGCGGGTGCGGGACTGGCTCCCGACACGCACGTTCGAGCTGGTCGTGCACGGGCTGGACGCGTCCGCCGCGAGCGGGCTGCCCTACGACCTGCCGGTGGAGACGGTGGCCGAGGCGGTCCGGCTCGCGTCCCGGACCGCCCTGGCGGTCGGCGGCGGGGTGCCGCTGCTGCGCGCGCTGACCGGGCGGGCGGCCCTCCCGCCCGGTTTCACGATCGTCTGA
- a CDS encoding WapI family immunity protein, which translates to MQIASETGGWLRMRPLRYEADAAPGDPAEDWLVVSVAAAGCDGHTWQIDSPCLTVAESIELVDWLHGRSDYDELRFIEPTVAFRQLPSEPGLHRLEVAFSHETLPPWLPGAGLDRVHRIRLEVTEETLRRAADAWSAEIATFPPRADLADW; encoded by the coding sequence ATGCAGATCGCTTCGGAGACCGGTGGCTGGTTGCGGATGCGGCCGCTGCGCTACGAGGCCGACGCGGCGCCCGGCGACCCGGCCGAGGACTGGCTGGTGGTGTCGGTCGCGGCCGCCGGTTGCGACGGGCACACCTGGCAGATCGACAGCCCGTGCCTGACCGTCGCGGAGAGCATCGAGCTGGTCGACTGGCTGCACGGCCGGTCCGACTACGACGAGCTGCGGTTCATCGAGCCGACCGTGGCGTTCCGCCAGCTGCCCTCGGAGCCCGGCCTGCACCGGCTGGAGGTGGCGTTCTCGCACGAGACGCTGCCGCCCTGGCTGCCCGGCGCCGGCCTGGACCGGGTGCACCGGATCCGCCTGGAGGTCACCGAGGAGACCCTGCGGCGCGCGGCCGACGCCTGGAGCGCCGAGATCGCGACCTTTCCGCCGCGGGCGGATCTGGCAGATTGGTGA
- a CDS encoding HAD family hydrolase, with product MLLPLPPGDFQAYLFDCDGTITDSMPVHYRAWLAALAEWECDFPEELFYAWGGRPVADIVAELNIRHGLAMPVTAVARRQEALFRAALGTVQAVPGVLAHIREAYQRVPFAVVSGSTRESVVASLEALGLLAHFPVLVCAEDYARPKPDPEAYLTGARLLGVDPAKCLVFEDTELGVRAAQAAGMAYVRVPPPWER from the coding sequence GTGCTGCTACCCCTTCCTCCCGGCGACTTCCAGGCCTACCTGTTCGACTGCGACGGCACCATCACCGACTCGATGCCGGTGCACTACCGTGCCTGGCTGGCGGCGCTGGCCGAGTGGGAGTGCGACTTCCCGGAGGAGCTGTTCTACGCCTGGGGCGGCCGCCCGGTCGCCGACATCGTGGCCGAGCTGAACATCCGGCACGGCCTGGCGATGCCGGTCACGGCCGTGGCGCGGCGGCAGGAGGCGCTGTTCCGGGCCGCGCTGGGCACGGTCCAGGCGGTGCCCGGCGTGCTCGCGCACATTCGGGAGGCGTACCAGCGGGTGCCGTTCGCGGTGGTCTCCGGCAGCACCCGGGAGTCGGTGGTCGCGTCGCTGGAGGCGCTCGGGCTGCTGGCGCACTTCCCGGTGCTGGTCTGCGCCGAGGACTACGCGCGGCCGAAACCGGATCCGGAGGCGTACCTGACCGGCGCCCGGCTGCTCGGCGTCGACCCGGCGAAGTGTCTGGTCTTCGAGGACACCGAGCTGGGCGTGCGGGCGGCGCAGGCGGCCGGGATGGCGTACGTGCGGGTGCCGCCACCGTGGGAGCGCTGA
- a CDS encoding RraA family protein, protein MTAGFQDVPPTTLADLLGRDQVMDAGIRPLWTPVPRVAGPAYPVRCPPGDNLMLHAAIYRAAPGSVIVVESGDLDYALAGGNVCAVAHRRGIAAFVLDGLIRDLGEVRAIGFPVFARGVIPIPGTKTRLGTHGVPVRCGGVTVRPDDVVVADEEGVVVVPAAGHAETLAAARAKLADEAATSLDDWERAHRARVEQALAAHGFPG, encoded by the coding sequence ATGACCGCCGGCTTCCAGGACGTACCCCCGACCACACTCGCCGACCTGCTCGGCCGCGACCAGGTGATGGACGCCGGGATCCGGCCGCTCTGGACGCCGGTGCCCCGGGTGGCCGGACCGGCGTACCCGGTGCGCTGCCCGCCCGGCGACAACCTGATGCTGCACGCGGCGATCTACCGCGCCGCGCCCGGCTCGGTGATCGTCGTCGAGTCCGGCGACCTGGACTACGCGCTGGCCGGCGGCAACGTGTGCGCGGTGGCGCACCGGCGCGGCATCGCCGCGTTCGTCCTGGACGGGTTGATCCGCGACCTCGGCGAGGTGCGCGCGATCGGCTTCCCGGTCTTCGCCCGGGGCGTCATCCCGATCCCCGGGACGAAGACCCGGCTCGGCACGCACGGCGTGCCGGTCCGGTGCGGCGGCGTCACGGTACGCCCGGACGACGTGGTCGTGGCCGACGAGGAGGGCGTCGTGGTGGTGCCCGCCGCCGGTCACGCCGAGACGCTGGCGGCCGCCCGGGCGAAACTGGCCGACGAGGCCGCCACCTCGCTCGACGACTGGGAGCGGGCACACCGGGCCCGCGTCGAGCAGGCCCTCGCCGCGCACGGCTTCCCCGGCTGA
- a CDS encoding DUF2804 domain-containing protein — MTHEIQITEPVDLCLPDGRLNPAAVGWSRRPLHRANLPGWGRNKRWEYWGVVTPAHILGVVVASLDYAGVHGLYLLDRVSGRELAVDATVPLARGVVLPDRSGSGRVSASGGGVTIAIDQAPDATTLRASARDLEVDLTMPVVEDRDSLGVVVAWSRTRFQYTVKDVGRPVHGRLVVRGVEHAVPAQGSYATLDHGRGRWPYSATWNWAAGAGEGRAIQLGGTWTDGTGTTENGVFEDGRLHKIGSDLRWEYDRADRLKPWRITGPGVDVSFQPFHERVARTGLGLLAGETHQCFGRFAGWARAADGHRIDLDGLTGWAEETRNRW, encoded by the coding sequence GTGACCCACGAGATCCAGATCACCGAGCCGGTCGATCTCTGCCTGCCGGACGGCCGTCTCAACCCGGCGGCCGTCGGCTGGAGCCGCCGGCCGCTGCACCGGGCGAACCTGCCCGGCTGGGGCCGCAACAAGCGCTGGGAGTACTGGGGTGTGGTCACCCCCGCGCACATCCTCGGCGTGGTGGTGGCGTCCCTGGACTATGCCGGGGTGCACGGCCTCTACCTGCTCGACCGGGTCAGCGGCCGGGAGCTCGCGGTGGACGCGACGGTCCCGCTCGCCCGCGGCGTGGTGCTTCCCGACCGCAGCGGGTCGGGGCGGGTGTCGGCGTCCGGCGGCGGCGTCACCATCGCCATCGACCAGGCCCCGGACGCCACCACCCTCCGCGCCAGCGCCCGTGACCTCGAGGTGGACCTCACCATGCCGGTGGTCGAGGACCGGGACTCGCTCGGTGTCGTGGTCGCCTGGAGCCGCACCCGCTTCCAGTACACGGTGAAGGACGTCGGCCGTCCGGTCCACGGCCGGCTGGTGGTGCGCGGGGTCGAGCACGCCGTTCCGGCCCAGGGGTCGTACGCGACGCTGGACCACGGGCGGGGGCGGTGGCCGTACTCGGCGACCTGGAACTGGGCGGCCGGCGCGGGTGAGGGCCGGGCGATCCAGCTGGGCGGAACGTGGACCGACGGCACCGGCACCACCGAGAACGGGGTGTTCGAGGACGGCCGCCTGCACAAGATCGGTTCCGACCTGCGCTGGGAGTACGACCGTGCCGACCGGCTCAAGCCGTGGCGGATCACCGGTCCCGGGGTGGACGTGTCGTTCCAGCCGTTCCACGAGCGGGTGGCGCGGACCGGTCTGGGCCTGCTGGCCGGCGAGACGCACCAGTGCTTCGGCCGGTTCGCCGGCTGGGCGCGCGCCGCCGACGGCCACAGGATCGATCTGGACGGCCTGACCGGCTGGGCCGAGGAGACCCGCAACCGCTGGTGA
- a CDS encoding aldo/keto reductase — MPSVPTIELNNGITMPQVGYGVFQIPEDETTRAVTVALEAGYRSIDTASAYGNEAGVGAALKASGIPRDELFVTTKLWNTDQGYDSTLRAFDASLARLGLEQLDLYLIHWPTPKQGKYLDTWRALEKIYQEGRVRAIGVSNFLPEHLQAVADLGGTIPAVNQIEVHPALQQRAVQEADQKLGVVTEAWSPLAQAGVLDNPAVTAIAEAHGRTPAQVVLRWHLQQGRVIIPKSATPSRIRENLDLFGFELTAEQISAIDALESDGRIGPHPDFFN; from the coding sequence ATGCCCTCAGTACCCACGATCGAACTCAACAACGGGATCACCATGCCGCAGGTCGGCTATGGCGTCTTCCAGATCCCGGAGGACGAAACCACGCGAGCGGTGACCGTCGCGCTGGAGGCCGGCTACCGCAGCATCGACACGGCTTCGGCCTACGGCAACGAGGCCGGTGTCGGCGCCGCGTTGAAGGCCTCCGGGATCCCGCGTGACGAGCTGTTCGTCACCACCAAGCTGTGGAACACCGACCAGGGCTACGACAGCACGCTGCGGGCCTTCGACGCCAGCCTGGCCCGGCTCGGCCTGGAGCAGCTCGACCTCTACCTGATCCACTGGCCGACCCCGAAGCAGGGCAAGTACCTGGACACCTGGCGGGCACTGGAGAAGATCTACCAGGAGGGCCGGGTCCGCGCCATCGGCGTCTCCAACTTCCTGCCCGAGCACCTGCAGGCGGTCGCCGATCTGGGCGGCACCATCCCCGCGGTGAACCAGATCGAGGTGCACCCGGCGCTGCAACAGCGCGCGGTCCAGGAGGCGGACCAGAAGCTGGGCGTGGTGACCGAGGCGTGGAGCCCGCTCGCCCAGGCCGGCGTGCTGGACAACCCGGCGGTGACCGCGATCGCCGAGGCGCACGGGCGCACCCCGGCGCAGGTGGTGCTGCGCTGGCACCTCCAGCAGGGCCGGGTGATCATCCCGAAGTCGGCGACCCCGTCCCGGATCCGGGAGAACCTGGACCTGTTCGGCTTCGAGCTGACCGCCGAGCAGATCAGCGCGATCGACGCCCTGGAGAGCGACGGCCGTATCGGCCCGCACCCGGACTTCTTCAACTAG
- a CDS encoding flavoprotein, which yields MTDTATRRELLLVTCAATPLRRIGELVDLLHAARWQVTVLATPTAASWPFLAGVAERTGRPVLHRMPRPDEPWPDLAPDAVLVAPATFNTLNKWATGVNDNLAVGLLNEYLGGTVPIVAAVHVKPALAAHPAFAAHLDLLRTAGVRLTDPAQPFTWQAALDLLPAH from the coding sequence GTGACCGACACCGCCACCCGCCGTGAACTGCTCCTGGTGACCTGCGCGGCCACCCCGCTGCGGCGGATCGGGGAACTCGTCGACCTGCTGCACGCCGCCCGCTGGCAGGTCACCGTGCTCGCCACGCCGACCGCCGCGAGCTGGCCGTTCCTGGCCGGTGTCGCCGAGCGCACCGGCCGCCCCGTGCTGCACCGGATGCCCCGGCCCGACGAGCCGTGGCCCGATCTCGCGCCGGACGCGGTCCTCGTCGCCCCGGCCACCTTCAACACGCTGAACAAGTGGGCCACCGGAGTCAACGACAATCTGGCCGTCGGCCTGCTCAACGAGTACCTGGGCGGAACGGTCCCGATCGTCGCCGCCGTGCACGTGAAACCCGCGCTGGCCGCCCATCCCGCCTTCGCCGCGCACCTCGATCTGCTGCGCACGGCCGGCGTCCGGCTCACCGATCCCGCCCAGCCCTTCACCTGGCAGGCCGCCCTCGACCTCCTCCCCGCCCACTGA
- a CDS encoding YggT family protein, with protein sequence MGLLGIIGLALLIVQFLLLARAVLDWSMVLAGPAVPGSFRSRLSGGVHAATEPILAPVRRVIPPLRAGGVSIDLAFIIVFFAVTVLRSLI encoded by the coding sequence ATGGGTCTCCTCGGCATCATCGGCCTGGCCCTGCTGATCGTGCAATTCCTGCTGCTCGCCCGGGCGGTGCTGGACTGGAGCATGGTGCTGGCCGGCCCAGCCGTGCCCGGCTCGTTCCGCTCCCGGCTCTCCGGCGGCGTCCACGCGGCCACCGAGCCGATCCTGGCCCCGGTCCGCCGGGTGATCCCGCCGCTGCGCGCCGGTGGTGTCTCCATCGACCTGGCGTTCATCATCGTGTTCTTCGCGGTCACGGTCCTGCGCAGCCTGATCTGA
- a CDS encoding GNAT family N-acetyltransferase: MIVRMADAADVAALAELQDIEPDRLAAYAEWVAAHAETHLPFVAEVEGGVVAAAWLLVAERVPRNDSLDRRYGDVPSVMVREQYRNQGMGTALMAAILAEARTRRLSHVTVHSGRRAVGFYLRNGFSQHRQLLLWEPAAS, encoded by the coding sequence GTGATCGTGCGGATGGCCGACGCCGCGGATGTGGCGGCGCTCGCGGAGCTGCAGGACATCGAACCGGACAGGTTGGCGGCGTACGCCGAGTGGGTGGCTGCCCATGCCGAGACGCATCTGCCGTTCGTCGCCGAGGTCGAGGGTGGCGTGGTCGCCGCCGCCTGGCTGCTCGTCGCGGAACGGGTGCCGCGCAACGACTCGCTGGACCGGCGCTACGGCGACGTCCCATCGGTCATGGTCCGTGAGCAGTACCGTAACCAGGGCATGGGCACCGCGCTGATGGCTGCGATCCTGGCCGAGGCCCGTACCCGGCGCCTGTCGCACGTGACCGTCCATTCCGGCCGCCGCGCGGTCGGCTTCTACCTGCGCAACGGCTTCAGCCAGCACCGCCAGCTCCTGCTCTGGGAACCAGCCGCGTCCTGA
- the pdxY gene encoding pyridoxal kinase PdxY codes for MKVLSIQSAVAHGHVGNSAAVFPLQRIGVEVVPVPTVNFSNHTGYGAWRGPLIPPSDVAEILLGVEERGVFPQIDVVLSGYQGGVGIGDVIIDAVRRVKAANPSALYACDPVMGNAKSGCFVAPEIPDLLRDRVVPVADIITPNQFELGYLTGTEPASIDSTLASADLARDMGPSTVLVTSVERPDREEGVIEMLVVDNAGAWLVSTPYLPFKVNGSGDVTAALFTAHYVATRDAALSLERTASSVFDLIETTYRSGERELQLVQAQESYAAPRMQFSAKQVR; via the coding sequence ATGAAGGTTCTGTCCATCCAGTCGGCGGTCGCCCACGGCCATGTCGGCAACTCCGCGGCCGTGTTCCCGTTGCAGCGCATCGGTGTCGAGGTCGTTCCGGTCCCCACGGTGAACTTCTCCAACCACACCGGCTACGGCGCCTGGCGGGGGCCGCTCATCCCGCCATCGGATGTGGCCGAGATCCTCCTCGGCGTGGAGGAGCGCGGGGTGTTCCCGCAGATCGACGTCGTGCTGTCCGGATATCAGGGCGGAGTCGGCATCGGCGACGTCATCATCGACGCCGTGCGCCGGGTGAAGGCCGCGAACCCCTCCGCGCTCTACGCCTGCGACCCGGTCATGGGCAACGCCAAGTCCGGATGTTTCGTCGCACCGGAGATCCCCGACCTGCTGCGGGACCGGGTCGTGCCGGTCGCCGACATCATCACCCCGAACCAGTTCGAGCTGGGATACCTGACCGGCACCGAGCCGGCGAGCATCGACTCCACGCTCGCCTCGGCCGACCTCGCCCGCGACATGGGCCCATCGACGGTGCTGGTGACGAGCGTGGAGCGGCCCGACCGGGAGGAAGGGGTGATCGAGATGCTGGTCGTGGACAACGCCGGCGCCTGGCTGGTCAGCACCCCGTACCTGCCGTTCAAGGTCAACGGCTCCGGTGACGTCACGGCGGCCCTGTTCACCGCCCATTACGTCGCAACCAGGGACGCGGCGCTGTCGCTGGAACGCACGGCCTCCAGCGTCTTCGACCTGATCGAGACCACCTACCGATCCGGCGAGCGCGAACTCCAGTTGGTGCAGGCCCAGGAGTCCTACGCCGCGCCGCGCATGCAGTTCAGCGCCAAGCAGGTGCGCTGA
- a CDS encoding acetylxylan esterase, producing MALFDLPLPELRTYRSTTPAPEGFDDFWARTLDEARAAAKPVELTEVTTPLRGVTTYDVTFTGFAGQPIKAWLNVPAGATGPLPIAVEFIGYGGGRGLPVDWLLWAAAGYAHLVMDTRGQGGNWRGGDTPDADADGAGPSTPGFLTRGVRSPETHYYRRLFTDAARAVETAAELPGVDATRLVTTGKSQGGALSIAAAGLVPDRVAAVVAGVPFLCDIRRAVTITDSYPFQEIVQFLRANADRAAQTFATLDHFDVVHLARRVTAPALLSTALMDTVCPPSGVFAAYSELTGPKEIEVYEWDGHDGGKAFFDTKALEFAARHLLGEGRGA from the coding sequence ATGGCGCTTTTTGATCTCCCGCTCCCGGAACTGCGCACGTACCGGTCCACCACCCCCGCGCCCGAGGGCTTCGACGACTTCTGGGCACGCACCCTCGACGAGGCGCGCGCCGCCGCGAAACCGGTCGAGCTGACCGAGGTCACCACCCCGCTGCGCGGCGTCACCACCTACGACGTGACCTTCACCGGCTTCGCCGGCCAGCCGATCAAGGCGTGGCTCAACGTTCCGGCCGGCGCGACCGGCCCGCTGCCGATCGCGGTCGAGTTCATCGGGTACGGCGGTGGTCGTGGCCTGCCCGTCGACTGGCTGCTCTGGGCCGCGGCCGGCTACGCCCACCTGGTGATGGACACCCGCGGCCAGGGCGGCAACTGGCGCGGCGGCGACACCCCCGACGCCGACGCCGACGGCGCCGGCCCGTCCACCCCCGGCTTCCTCACCCGCGGCGTCCGCTCCCCGGAGACGCACTACTACCGGCGACTGTTCACCGACGCCGCCCGAGCCGTGGAGACCGCCGCCGAACTGCCCGGCGTCGACGCCACCAGGCTGGTCACCACCGGCAAGAGCCAGGGCGGCGCGCTGTCGATCGCGGCGGCCGGCCTGGTCCCCGACCGGGTGGCCGCGGTGGTCGCCGGGGTGCCGTTCCTCTGCGACATCCGCCGCGCGGTCACCATCACCGACAGCTACCCGTTCCAGGAGATCGTCCAGTTCCTGCGGGCCAACGCGGACCGGGCGGCGCAGACCTTCGCCACCCTCGACCACTTCGACGTGGTGCACCTGGCCCGGCGGGTGACCGCGCCGGCCCTGCTGTCCACCGCGCTGATGGACACGGTCTGCCCGCCGTCCGGGGTCTTCGCCGCGTACTCCGAGCTCACCGGCCCGAAGGAGATCGAGGTGTACGAGTGGGACGGCCACGACGGCGGTAAGGCGTTCTTCGACACCAAGGCGCTGGAATTCGCCGCGAGGCACCTGCTCGGGGAAGGCCGCGGCGCGTAG